A stretch of DNA from Streptomyces venezuelae:
TCCAGTCGGTCATCCGCCCACCACCTCCTCCGCGCTGCCGGTACGGGCGTACGGTGCGCCGGGCGGCCCGGCGCGGCCCGGGCCGTGCGTGCGGCCGAGGTAGCGGGCGCGGTCGGCGCGGAACGCCGCGGTGGCCTCGGCCAGTTGCTCGGGGGTGCCGATGTCGTGCCAGGCGCCGTCGAAGACATGGCCCTCGATGCGCTCGCCCTGGCGGCGGGCGGTCTCCAGAAGGGTGGGCATGTCGTACCGGCCGCGGGGCGGCAGGTAGCGCAGCAGTGCGGGTTCCAGGACGTAGATGCCGCTGCTGACCAGGAATTCCATGCGGGGCTTCTCCCGGAAGTCGGTCACCCGCTCCTCCTCGTCGATGTGCACCACGCCGTGGGCGATGTCGAGGTGCTGTGGTGCGAGCGCGATGGTGGCGGTCGCCTGCGACTTCTTGTGCCGGGACCACAGCGCGGCGAAATCGAGGTCGGTGAGGACGTCCGCGTTCATCACGAGGGTGGAGTCCTCCGGCGGTGGCAGCAGCGCCAGTGGACCTGCGGTGCCCAGCGGTTCGCGCTCCAGCGAGAAGTCGAGTTCGAGGCCCGACCAGCGGTTGCCGCCGAAGCTGGCCTCGATCATGTGGGCGCGGTAGCCGAGCGAGAGCGTGACGTGGGTGAAGCCCGCACCGCTGAGCTGCCGCAGGATGAGGTGCAGGATCGGTGTCCCGTCGACCGTCATCAGCGGTTTCGGGATCTTGAGGGTGGCGGGGCGCAGCCGGCGGCCCTCTCCCCCGGCCAGGACGACGGCCCTCATCGCGCCCCCTCGGGGTGGGGACGGGCGGACACCAGGTCCGTGTAGACCGCGTGCACCCGGTCGGCGACCGCCTCCCAGGTCAGTTCGCGCCTCGCCCGGTCGTGTCCGCGGGCTCCCATCGCCGCCCGCTCCTCCGGGTCGGCCAGCAGCCGGCCGATGGCCTCGGCCACCGGCCCGGCGGCCGGGTCCGCGATCAGGCCGTCGACGCCGTGGGTGATGACCTCGGCGCTGCCGGTGAAGGAGGAGCCGATGACCGGTTTGCCGCAGCACCAGGCCTCCACGTAGACCAGCGGGAAGACATCGGCGGTGGAGGGCAGGCAGAACAGGTCGCAGGCCGCCAGCGCGCTGTGTTTGACGTCCTCGTCCACGAGGTCGAGTTCGGTGATCCGCGGATCGGCGTGGGCGGCGAACACCTCGTCGCAGTCGGCGTCCCAGCGGGGGCCGAGGAAGGCGAAGTGCGCGGTGGCATGCCGCTGCCAGACCTGGCGGGCCGCTTCCAGCAGGACGGTGTAGCCCTTGGAGCGCATCTTGCGGCCGAGGAAGAGGACCAGCGGGCCGGTGATGCCGTGCGCCCGGCGGAAGCCCTCGGGGTCGGCGGTGCCCGGCAGATGGGGTCCCTGTCCGATGAGGTGCAGTGCCCGGTCGGCGACGCCTTCGGCGCGCAGCATCGCCCGCTCGGCATCGGTGAGGACGAAGACGGCGTCCGCCTGCCGGCAGCCGTCGAGTACGGTCTGCCGGTCCGGCCACACCTCGGGCGCGGAGGCGGGCGTGACGGCGAAGGGGACGTCCCAGGCCCGGGCGAGGCGCAGCCCGGCCCGGATGTCCTCGGGATGGTAGGCGTCCACCGCGTGCACCAGGTCCGCCTGCCGGGCGGTGCCCTCGGCCCCGGCGGGGGGCAGGGGTTCCAGGCCGACCCCGGCGGCTGCCAGGAACCGGGCGGAGTCCTCGTCCACCTGCCCGCTCCAGACGCCCGTGTCGAGTCCGCGCCGGCGCATGGCGGCGGCGAGGTACTGCGTCATCAGTTCGGCCCCGGCGCGCGCCGGGAAGTAGCCGCGGTGCACGTACCGCACCCGCATGCCGCTCACCGCCCCGTTTCGCGGGCCGCGATGTCCTGCGCGTACCAGGCGAAGGTGCGTCGCAGCCCCTCGTCCAGGTCCACTCCCGGCCGGTAGCCGGTGAGTTCGCGCAGCCGGGTGAGGTCCGGCAGGCGCCGGGCCGGGGACAGCGGGGGTGCGGGCCGGAGGTCGAGGGCGGGCCGGAGGCCGGCCGTGTCGAAGATCTTCCGGGCGAGGTCCGCGATGAGGATCTCCTCCCGGTCGTTGCCGACGTTGACCAGGAGCGCTTCCTTGCCGGGCAGGGCGGTCAGCGCGACGATGGCCTCCACGGCGTCGTCGACGTGACAGAAGGCGCGGGTCTGGTCGGCGCCGTAGACCGCGAAGGGGTCGGCCCCGCCGAGCAGGCGCTCGATGAACTGCGGGATGACGTGCTCGTATCCCATGCGGGGGCCGTAGATGTTGTGGAAGCGGACCATGCGCAGCGCGAAGCCGTGCGCATGGGCGTAGTGGCGGCACAGCTGCTCGCCGGCGATCTTGCTGAAGCCGTACGAGGAGCGGGCCACGCCCGGGTCGGGGACCAGGAGCGGGACGTCCTCGGAGGTGGGGACGGGGGCCACGCCTGCCTCGACGCTGCCGGCGTACGCCTCGCTGGAGGAGGCGAAGCAGAAGGTGGCGTCGGGGAGGGTGGTGAACCAGTCGAGGAGGTGGACGGTGGAGAGCAGGTTGGTGCGCAGGACGCGCTGCGGCTGCTCGTTGGAGTGGACGACGCCCACGACGGCGGCCAGGTGGTAGACCTCGGCGAAGTCGCCGGGCAGCAGCCCGGGGGGCACGGGGGTGGTCAGGTCGTGTTCCACCAGGGTGACCTGGCCGAGCAGGTCGGCCAGTCGCTGGTCGGACCGGCCCCGGCTGAAGTCGTCGAGGAGGGTGACCTCGCAGGTGGGGGCGAGCCGGGCGGCCAGGTGCAGGCCGATGAATCCCGCACCGCCGGTTATCAGGATCTTCTTACGCACTGCCGAGCCTCATTACGTTCGTCGTGGGCGGCAGGACCCGCCAGGTGTCGTACACCAGGGCCGGCGGGTGCATCCGCGCGATCAGGTCGTCCAGGTCTTCGGGGGTCAGTTCGCCGTAGGACGGGTGGTCGTTGAGGAGGAGCGCGGCGTGGGCGCCGGTGAAGCCGTCGGCCAGGGAGGCGGGACGCACTCCGAGGGCCTCGATACGGGCGGGCGGGACCACGAAGTCGTGGCCGACGATCTCCGCCACCCGGCCGCGCAGGAACTCCAGCAGCGGCTGGTACGGGGCGCCGCGCAGGTCGTCGGTCTCCGGGCGGCCCTTGTACGCGAACCCGGAGACCAGGATCGTGGCCCGGGCGGGGTCCTGGCCCTGCTCCTGCAGTGCGGCCAGGACGCGGGCGCCGACCCGGCGCGGCATGGACTCGTTGAGGGTGCGGGCGGCCCTGATCAGGTGCGGGGTGTGGCCGTGCGGAGCGAGCGAGTGCGCGAGCAGGTAGGGGTCCTTGGTGAGGCAACTGCCGCCGACGAAGCCGGGCTTGTTGATGTCGGGCCGGGGGTAGTCGAGGTTGGCGGACCGGATGATCTCCATGGCGTCGAGGCCGAGGGTCTCGGTGATCAGTGCGACCTCGTTGCCGAACCCGTAGATGAGGTCGGTGTGGGTGTTGCAGACCAGCTTGACCAGTTCGGCGGCCTCCAGCGAGGAGACCGGGACGACCTGTCCGCTGACCGTGGCGAAGAATCCGGCGGCCAGTTTGGCGGCTTCGTCGGTCAGCCCGCCGACGATCTGCGGGAGGGAGAGGAGTTCGGCGAGTGCCCGGCCCTGGATGGTGCGTTCGGGGCAGAAGGCCAGCAGCGGCCGGGCGGTGCGGTGGCGGAGCAGGGGCAGCACCAGGCCGCGGGTGGTGCCGACCGGGACCGTACTGCGCACGATGACCAGGGTGTCCTCATCCGCGGCGGCGGCGACCGATTCGGCGGCCGACCGGAGGTGGCGCAGGTCGGGGGTGGTGCCGCCGGCCTCGATGGGGGTGCCGACGCAGATGATGGCGACGGGCGGGAGCGGGCCGCCGGCGAGGTCGGTGGTGACCGCGAACGTGCCGTTCCCGGCGCTCTCCTTGAGGAGGTCCTCGACTCCGGGTTCGGCCAGGCGCAGGCGGCCCCGGGCGAGGTCGGCGGCCACCTCGGGGTCGGTTTCGAGGCCCAGGACCCGTTTGCCGGTGGACAGCAGCGCGGCGGCGAGGGTGACGCCGACGTACCCGAGTCCGACGACGCACACGTCGAAGTCGGCGGAGCCGGCGCGGTCGGTGGTGTCCGCCGCGTCTTCGTGTGACGTGGGTGATGACATGGGATGTCCTTTCAGCACACGACCCAGTGGGTCTTCTCGGGCCTGCCGCCCAGCTGCCGCTTCTGGTCGTCGAGGCCCTTGACCTCGGAGCCGCCCGCGTCGACCTCTCGGATCCCCTGGTTCCACATCTTTTTGAACACGGTCAGCCAGACGTACTGGGGTATCGCGGTGAAGCCGGTGGGGTCCTTGAAGATCCCGGTCAGCCGCTCCGGGAAGCGCATCGACATCGTGCAGTAGAGCGAGGCGCGGTGGTCTGCGGTGCGTTCGCCGGCGAAGAACATCACCGGCACCTCCTCCCCGCCCGTGACGGTGAGGCTGCCGAGGTACGCGAAGTAGTCGTGCTCGTTGAGCCCGCCGGGCCGCTGGGTGATCAGCGCCCGGTAGTCCTCGGGGGTGGAGCCGACGACCTCGCCCTGCTCGCGGCGGGCCGCGAAGTAGCCCTCGACGATGCCGCGGGCCTTGGCGGTCTCGGCGGTGCTGTGCCCGTAGGGCAGGACGTGGAAGCCGAGGTGGTCGTTGCGGGCGAGGAAGTTCTCGAAACGGCGGTGGGCGAGGCGGTTCTTGCTCTTGTACTTGCGGTTGGCCTCGCCCGGGAGGTTCCTGACCCGCAGCCCCCCGCCGGCCTCCGGCTCCAGGATCTCCTCCAGGTGGTAGACCCGGTTGGGGTGGGTCTCGTCCTCCTCGGGGGCGACCGGGTGCCAGGGGTCCTTGGAGACGGGCTCGAAGCCGGCGGCGAGGAACAGCGCGTGGTCGCTCGGCGAGAGGTGCCGTACGTAGACGGTGGTGCGGGCCAGGCCCGCCTCGCGCACCGCGGCGACGAAGGAGGTCACCGCCGCGATCCGGTCGGGTCCCTTGGGCGCCACGATGTGCAGGTGTTTGGCGGGGCCGTCCTCCTTGCTGAAGTAGCCGACGCCGAAGAGGTTCTCCCCGTCGTGGAACACCAGCCCGTTGGGGTGGTGGGTGCTGGTGCCGCGGACGTTGTAGCCGTTGGTGTAGAGCATCAGCCCGAGATGCCCCATCGCGAACGATCCGTCCTTGAACCGGGAGATGGTCTCGAAGGACTCCTCCACGGGCCGGAGCTTGTCCCCGAAGAGGGACTGCAGTCGGGCCTCGAACTCGTCGCGCTCGGTTGCCGGCGGATGCAAGGGACTCACCTCTGCTTGGAAGAAAGGGTCCGGTGGATGCCGTCCATCACATGCCAGAACAGCTGTTCTCCCAGCTCGGCGCTGGATCCGGTGGTGGCGGAGAGCACCCCCTGGCTGGACATGCGGTCCACGTCGACGGGGTGGCGGTAGACACCGGCGGCCGGCGGTGTGGGGTGGTCGACCCGTACCGCCCGGACCAGTTCGGGGCGCAGGTACATCATCAGGCTGGTCTCGGTCAGGGCGGCGTGCTCGGCGTGCCAGCCGGGGAACCCCGGCGCGTGCGCGCTCAGCCAGTCGTCCTCCACCAGGCTCCACCAGCTGAAGGCGACGACCTCGGTGCCGGGGAAGGTGCGGGCCGGGTCGCATCCGTCGATCGCCTCGAACAGCAGCGCCTCGTTCTCGTAGTGCCCGTTGACGACGACCAGCCGGGCCGGTGCCAGCCGGCCGAGGGACCGCAGGGTCTGGGTGAGGTAGTCGATGAAGGTGGCGCCGTCGATGTGCACGGTGCCGGGGAAGTGCAGCCCGCCGCCGCTCTGCGGCAGCGAGCGGGCGGAGAAGGGCTGCCCCGGCAGCAGCACCCCGCCGACGTCCGCGGTCAGTTGCCGGGCCAGTGCGTCGGGGATGTCGAAGTCCACCGACAGCGGCAGGTGGGGGCCGTGCTGCTCCAGTCCGCCGATGGGCCAGACCAGGGTGGCGCCGTCCAGTGCGGCCGGCACCTCGGGGCTGGCCAGATCGCCGTACGAGCTCACCTGAGTGGCGCGGTGTCGTACGCCCGTCATGCTTCCCCCTTCGGGAGGCTGCGCCCCACCAGGGCGGCCACCGTGCCGCCGTGGTCGCGCAGCCAGTCGTCGAAGCCCTCGCGGATGCCCGCCAGGGAGTCGTGCATATTGCGGTGCAGTGCGGTGTAGACCTGCACGGCGTCGGCGCCGACGCTCAGGTACTCGGCCACGTCGGGCGCGCTCTGCACCCCGCCGCTGCCCATCAGCGGGACCTGGACCCCGGACCGGCGGAGCTCGTAGAT
This window harbors:
- a CDS encoding NDP-sugar synthase, which translates into the protein MRAVVLAGGEGRRLRPATLKIPKPLMTVDGTPILHLILRQLSGAGFTHVTLSLGYRAHMIEASFGGNRWSGLELDFSLEREPLGTAGPLALLPPPEDSTLVMNADVLTDLDFAALWSRHKKSQATATIALAPQHLDIAHGVVHIDEEERVTDFREKPRMEFLVSSGIYVLEPALLRYLPPRGRYDMPTLLETARRQGERIEGHVFDGAWHDIGTPEQLAEATAAFRADRARYLGRTHGPGRAGPPGAPYARTGSAEEVVGG
- a CDS encoding glycosyltransferase family 4 protein → MRVRYVHRGYFPARAGAELMTQYLAAAMRRRGLDTGVWSGQVDEDSARFLAAAGVGLEPLPPAGAEGTARQADLVHAVDAYHPEDIRAGLRLARAWDVPFAVTPASAPEVWPDRQTVLDGCRQADAVFVLTDAERAMLRAEGVADRALHLIGQGPHLPGTADPEGFRRAHGITGPLVLFLGRKMRSKGYTVLLEAARQVWQRHATAHFAFLGPRWDADCDEVFAAHADPRITELDLVDEDVKHSALAACDLFCLPSTADVFPLVYVEAWCCGKPVIGSSFTGSAEVITHGVDGLIADPAAGPVAEAIGRLLADPEERAAMGARGHDRARRELTWEAVADRVHAVYTDLVSARPHPEGAR
- a CDS encoding NAD-dependent epimerase/dehydratase family protein, yielding MRKKILITGGAGFIGLHLAARLAPTCEVTLLDDFSRGRSDQRLADLLGQVTLVEHDLTTPVPPGLLPGDFAEVYHLAAVVGVVHSNEQPQRVLRTNLLSTVHLLDWFTTLPDATFCFASSSEAYAGSVEAGVAPVPTSEDVPLLVPDPGVARSSYGFSKIAGEQLCRHYAHAHGFALRMVRFHNIYGPRMGYEHVIPQFIERLLGGADPFAVYGADQTRAFCHVDDAVEAIVALTALPGKEALLVNVGNDREEILIADLARKIFDTAGLRPALDLRPAPPLSPARRLPDLTRLRELTGYRPGVDLDEGLRRTFAWYAQDIAARETGR
- a CDS encoding nucleotide sugar dehydrogenase, translated to MSSPTSHEDAADTTDRAGSADFDVCVVGLGYVGVTLAAALLSTGKRVLGLETDPEVAADLARGRLRLAEPGVEDLLKESAGNGTFAVTTDLAGGPLPPVAIICVGTPIEAGGTTPDLRHLRSAAESVAAAADEDTLVIVRSTVPVGTTRGLVLPLLRHRTARPLLAFCPERTIQGRALAELLSLPQIVGGLTDEAAKLAAGFFATVSGQVVPVSSLEAAELVKLVCNTHTDLIYGFGNEVALITETLGLDAMEIIRSANLDYPRPDINKPGFVGGSCLTKDPYLLAHSLAPHGHTPHLIRAARTLNESMPRRVGARVLAALQEQGQDPARATILVSGFAYKGRPETDDLRGAPYQPLLEFLRGRVAEIVGHDFVVPPARIEALGVRPASLADGFTGAHAALLLNDHPSYGELTPEDLDDLIARMHPPALVYDTWRVLPPTTNVMRLGSA
- a CDS encoding creatininase family protein; amino-acid sequence: MTGVRHRATQVSSYGDLASPEVPAALDGATLVWPIGGLEQHGPHLPLSVDFDIPDALARQLTADVGGVLLPGQPFSARSLPQSGGGLHFPGTVHIDGATFIDYLTQTLRSLGRLAPARLVVVNGHYENEALLFEAIDGCDPARTFPGTEVVAFSWWSLVEDDWLSAHAPGFPGWHAEHAALTETSLMMYLRPELVRAVRVDHPTPPAAGVYRHPVDVDRMSSQGVLSATTGSSAELGEQLFWHVMDGIHRTLSSKQR